The sequence ttttgaactgtcttttgatgccctcatgttgacaatatgcatcaaattcgtcactggtatattctcctccattgtcagtcctcagacacttgattttcttttctgaatcaagttcaacccgcgctttgaaatctttgaagatctggaaagcatctgatttcttcttgattggatacacccaacatctcctagagaaatcatcaatgaacgagacaaagtatctcgctcctcctagggatacaaccggtgcttgccaaacatccgaatgaatcagctccaatatgcttctgctcctggcagtagaagtgcaaaactttaatctgtgttgtttactggtaacataatgctcacaaaagggtagtgacacttttgtaagtcccggcagcagcttctgttctgagagaattttcaacccccgttctgacatatgcccgagctttctatgccataacactgttaattcttctcctgaaccattagatgcaacagctagttctgcctctttgtgtgtttctcccaaaagtacatacagatttgcagtaaccttttccgccttcataaccacaagcacgcccttcacaattttcatgatcccattctcgatacgagttttgcacccgatttCATCCAATTGCTCCAAGgaaaaaagatttttcgtcagtcctttcacatgtcgtacctcctgtatggtgcgaatggtgccatcaaacattttaattttgatagtaccgaccccagcgatttccaaggcatgatcatttcccattaATACAGATcatcctgagactggttcataatggtcaaaccattctctccgagacgtcatgtgccacgtcgctcctgaatccataatccatgtgtcacaaaattcttgtctgccttctgcaacagttgctgcttcgctgaataaaatttcaccactgcctgaagtactggccacatttccttgagaactcttctcgatactcgtacactctttcttgaagtgccctttaccgccacatttaaagcagtaaatatttttcttcttacttctcgactttgatctacctcgtctttggctcccactggagtcacggtccataaatcttcctctcaTCATCGGTATAGCCTCCGCCTGCTttgatgttaccaacctatcttccttattcttgcgtcgGCTTTCCTCTCCGAGAACCActgttaagacatcgtcgaatcttagaaagcccataaaaatattgttggtaatgttgatgataagttgatcatatgaatctggtagactttgaagtagaagctccgcacgttcattttcccctattttatgccccatggaagtgagttgggcaaatagagtattcagtgtgttgatatggtcggtcatcgatgaagattccgccatccgaagagtataaagtctTCTCTTTAAGAAAATCAcgttgtgtagcgacttgacctcgtacatctttgtcagagtatcccagataacttttgctgtttttatctcagagatacttgacaatacttcgtcagctatagccaagtgtagatTGACAACAGctttgtcattcatctcattccactttccatcatccgtaatctccaccggtctatccccaatagccgccaagcaattctcttttcttaaaactacttgtatctttattttccacagcataaaattgcttccgttgaactttgatatctcgtaccttcccgccattatgtctacaacaattttagtagactggacaaaataatcccgccttaataaaaaaaatctcaaaaaatcttttctgatgtggaagatcagtctaggctgcaaccacagagcatactcagaattttaagaaattttaaaccaaggctctgataccacttgttggtccacgtgcgtaatttgagataataaaagccgaaaataaagaataaacttgaCACCGAGATATACgtgaaaaacccctaaaaattattagggtaaaaaccacgggtaagatgaaaagaatttcaactataatattttgtggtgtacaactcactcactgtgtttccaaagagaacacattttcttaatacatgagaacaaaacacctcataaatattatagaactaagcactcaaatgctataagatgagagaaaactcgaagaagggatgatttcataatgaaagggggagctctatttatagagcctctgtcagtgtgaatacgcgttaaaaacgcgtatttCCGTCCAATTGCCaaccacattttttttttcttttatttgagtaGACTCTACCTCATTTAATATCTTGCCGACAAAAGATAGGGAGATAGGACAATacacattattataatatataataaaaaccaaataaacaaacaaaaccaaaaaaataatttggctAAAACAAAACCTGAATATCATAATATGTTATATGaactgtatttttttaaaaaatgagtgGAAATAACACTCCATTAAATGTTTGCATTAATCGtatcatttcattttatttcgATTGTGgttttgtttatattatttttatatttttagttcttcatactttttaaaatattaaataaataataaatttttttatattatattaatcttTTCAACTTTTTAGTAAAAAATGTTATAGTTAATTTTGGTAAATTGATTGTCCAAACATcgatgatattattattattattattattattattatttatttagtataaatattttttaaaatggtcaaaaaaattaaaatttataatcaaaatttttatttaaaaaattatatattctttAACATTTtgatagataaataataagtgatttttaaatatctttttatattctttttattaGTAATATTTCTACTCAATCAGTATATGGAATGTAACggtaaataattcaatttgacggaaaaattgttatttttatttgtatatGATCTCGAATGgtataaattttttgatattaaatatattcaatatatcaataattttaagtcatTATTTAGACGTTCACACTtactaattttattattttatgcatCGTACAGGTGAAATACTAGTAACAATTAGCACCTaggattttatgtttttttcgagatttttaatataatttattacataaaaattgggaaaattttatatgtaCAATAAGAATAACGCACAGTtacttaatattttaaaattacaagctatcccaaatttatttttaaataagttttttcacttaaaatattttttgggatgaTTTTATAATTCAAGAGAATAATAGTTGGTATATATACAGAAGAAATGGAAGAATTAGGGCACGACCATTTAAGCCAGGAAAAAGGCCGTCGACAGGACATAGCAATTGACAGTCACCCGATTCCTGAATCAGGGTGGGTTTAGGGTTTCTTTTTCCGAATCGCGTTCAGGTATTGGAATCTCGATGTATTTTCATGATTGTATACTCCTGCTCTGTGTCTCGCTATTTTCTTGAATCGTGTGGTCTTGAAAATGTTAAAGCTGTTATTTTTCATGATTCGTTTTTGTTTTCAGATTTGAAGAATGGCTGGGGGTGGAAATTTCATTCACAGAGTCGTATCTTATGTGGCGAATGAGCTTATTGTCAATGGGCTcgccaacaggtatttgattttttagTAAATATTTTACCTTGTTGGTTTTGTAGCTCTTTTCCTTTTGATCTTTAATTGTGAAAATAGGGAGATGCAATTTTCTTCAGAATTATGTAGGTTTCCTGAGCAGTGTTTGCCGATGATGACTTCCGTAGGCTTGTAtttagggatgacaatgggtagggtatgggtcggatttcatacatccatcccatacccatttattaaattcatccccatacccatccccatacccatcgggtattgaatttcatccccatccccatacccatcggattatcggatacccataccctacccgAATAcgcaattatcatatacaattgaattttttcaaatttaaattattttaatgaagttatgaatatttaaaaaattatttaaatgaacaataagaaaaattattcatgctttataataagtatatatatacatacatacatacatacgtatatacatacatacatacatacatacatacacatacacatatatatagatacatatatacatacatatatacatacatatatatacatatataaaatgaagttttatatattttcttatcttttaatatacaaggcatcgttttctttaattttcaaatttatgattatgtGTATTTAAAACTCAGAAAATCGGTTGATTGATtgatgaatctttaatataaataaatataattactatatacatacatacatacatacatatatatatcatatatattaatttaaacgggtattcgggtcgggtgtgggtcggattatatcaaacccgcttccatacccgaacccgaaaatccccatacccgattacccaattatttaatcgggtctaaaactccctccataccctcttctattcgggtcgggtatcggatccaccaacgggttcggaggaaattgccatccctactTGTAATGATTTCCGTGATACTAATGAAGTCTGAGGCTCATTCTTctgtttatgtatatatattatgcaagtgTTTCTAAAAACTCGTCTAAGCGGCACATATTTTTGTCTATGCTTTGATGCGATTAATTAAGCATCCGCTTTTTAGAATTTGATCGAAGTGATTGTTTTTGTCAGATTCTCTCATTTGAGGTCAGTGATGTACCCCAccaaaaaaacacaaaattaatGACAAAGATCCTTGCATCTGTTCTATAATTCGGATGATATTGATATTCGAGTGAATTGTTCTGAAATTTGCTATCCTATTTTTCCTCAGTCCTAGTTTCCAGAGGTTTGCGGTGAGGACGGCAAGGCGGATAGAGGAATTTTCCGATATTGGTATCTAGATTTTTGATTGTTTCATATATTATGTTGCTTTTGATTGAATCTTTTGGGTTTCTAATGCTGATTCCTCTGTTATCAAATTGTGTTTGCTTCGGGCAGCCGCTCAAAAGAAGAAAGAACTAGCTGAGCACATGAAGGACGTAACAAAGAACTTTGAGGTATCGTGTTCAGAGTACAATGATTGTTTTTTCCCCTGATGTTTATGTAGGATTTATGTGTTAAATGTTTGATGGAGGATGCCTCTACCTTTATGCAGTCATTTAAGAACTCGTGATGCTTGTTGATGTTCCCCTACCGGTACACAGTAGCAGTAGCAGTAGCAGTAGCAGTACTTTGCCGGAGAGTATATGTTCGATGTGTATAGATCTTGATGAAGCTCCCACCGAACCTACTTTGAAGAGGGGGTGTATCGCAGTAGCATACAATTATAAGGTGTGGTGGTGTTTGAAATAATTCGATCTTGAAGATTGAACTGcctttatcaaatttttatgataatataaataaatgacaCTATATGTGCAAATGACACTTCATATGCCGCGTTGTTTCACAGAGGTGGTCTCGTGTATTTGTTCACAGTTAAGTCATCCCAAGTCTTGAATTCCGAACATATCCTATATGTAAACCGGTTGATAAATGTACAGCAATATTAAATGTCACTTGATTATACAATTTATGTTTTTTCTCGGGAAGATTTTAGATGCTACATCACTTGCCCATGGAAGAATTTCAAGAGTTAAAACAGCATAAATACTTGTGAAAGAATGTCAGAGTTGAGTTGTTcatgataattatttaactCTGCCATATCAGGAAAAAAATCTTCACCTTTTGCATACTCCGTAGAAGAAGTTAATGTCTTCCATGAACTCAATTCTAACTCGGTTAACCCTTCTTAGAGCAACCCGTGACTGAAAACAAAATCTCTAGCCAGATCGTACATCTTTCTCCAGGTTTCTAGCATGCCTGTTTTGCACTAAAGCCAATATATCCTGTATGGTTGATAAGGGACAGCTGCTTGGAGCTTCCAGTTCAGTGACTGCCAGCAAGTTGTGGTTTAAAGGCCAGTTTCTGGCAATCAATCTTGAGTAAGTTTTTTTCAGATAagaataagataataatttgaACTTCAGTAGTTTGGTTTGGTATTGTCGCATACATCCACTTTTCAACTTTTCGAGCAAGGTGTGCTTAGCTTGAATAGTGAAAGCCATTTCAAGATAGATTTCCTAAACATATTCAGATTCGTAGATCGGTTCAATTATAGATCCTACTTTGTGAAAGAAATCTAAGATGCGAATACATAAATACCTTTCAGGCTGAGAAACTAGTAAATGGCTGGTGTAAAGATTAGCTGCGCAATTCATGGATCAATAAACTTTGGAAAGTTTGCCCTGCCAAGAAATACCAGTTGCTTTTCCTCCCTCCATATCTGCATAATTGGTTGTGAAATTTTACGAGCTCAGACTTTTTCAAAAGGAAATAGGCTATAGAACCTGTATAAAATTTCAAGCACATACCATGTCTCGAAATTCAAGCCTTATACGAGGGCCGTTGGTCTGACGAATGTCATTACAATCTGGGTCTAGCTTGAAGTACCCCTACCCCTTTCCAATCCAGTGAGACTGAGAATTCAATGAGTAGTGTGATAAGGACGAGGCATAAACTAGCAATGACATGCAATGATAAGGGATCTTGATGCAGCAGGATATATTTTCATTGCAGATAACTATAATAAGCATCGGACAGATTAGTTAGCCTTTTGAAATTCTTTAGTGTAAGTTGCTTCAGCCTGGTCTGATTAGTTCACAACAACAAATTATTACTTGTCAGAAATGTCATCTTCGCTGCACCATTTGACGTGTGATCTCGAAAGGGTTATAAATACAACTTATGGTACTAGGAAACCAGCATTACAGAAAAGTTTGCATGTTCACTAGCGAACCTTTACCCAAATTAATGCATCAATCATATCCATGTTAGTATGCCATTCAACCAAACCATTGGAAAACGGAAGCCATGaggaaaaaatcaaatttagcaTGTAATATAGTCCACATCAATATAAATGTAATATCTACTCAGTTTGTTCTTCCTATATTCAGAGCTAAATTAAATCCCAGAATAATATATACACTGAACCCAATCCTAATAATTCCTGGAGAAACTAAACACCTTTTAAGGCGTGCGAAAAACCAGACTGAGAGACCGAGTTACAGGCAATATGACATAAATCACAAGAACTTAGCTTCCATACCTGTAATTACATGGTAAATAGTCCAGGAAAAACACAAATTCAAGGGAAAACCAGATTCTATGTGCTTACTGAAGCAGCAATACTATATTCTTCCACCAAGGGCTCTTTTGTTAAGTGGATTTGTAGTGGATCAACAGTTGAGAGCGACACATTAAGGTGGGGGGTCTATGTCACCAGcttgatcatgttaaaatatCTGAGTGGGTGCCCAATCAAGGTGGTTCGAAAAGAGAGAAAAGGAGCTAATGCTCACAACTCACCTCTCCAGATGGGAATGGAACTTAACAGTTGGCATACCCTTGGATTCACGAAGCTGAATTCTCCAATTAAAAGTagataaaattcataatttagaATAGATGGTTAATGACATAAATGCTACAGACAATGATGGCATTATAGGTTTTAAAAAATACACCCTACACCACCATAATCACCAAAGCATACGCATACATCAGATGTAGATAAATTTATGGAATCCTTGCAAACCACAAGAGGTGAACTATACGCAAACCTTGTTCAGGGTGTGCAGGTTAGCATAGCGGTAGTATTCATAGTACGAAAATGCAGGATTAAATATATTGGTCCGTTGATCTGGAGTAGGCATGTGTTTTGTAGGCCGTCTTTCAGGCTTGCTTTCATCATCAACTAGATCCAATCCAACAACCTATAAGACAAAAGACAATACTACTCCAGAATAAATCAAATGAGCAACTTGGAATATGACGCTCAACTTAAAAGATTAGAGTTGCATTTGGGTGTTCTGAAATGAAGTCACAATGCCCATCTACACAAAAGTAACAAGTCAACCTTAAGACACATTATGCATGACTATCCAAATTGCATAAGCACGTATATTATTGTATCCTGTAATCATAAAGAACACAGATAACATGCTAACTCATAAGAAATCAAGCATTCAGTGATGGATAATCTGTCAGTAGGTTATCAGAAACCAACTTGGTATTTACTTCCAGTGAGATCTGAAAAACCTTCCTTGGTCACTTCAGCATGGAAACGACCTGCCAGAAACAAGACAAGTTAAATCAGAAGTTGGCCAACAGAATGATAGAATAACAGAACATCCTACAGATTTGAACTGGAGTAAGGAGCACCATGGAACAAACAAATGACTGTGGTATAAATTACATGAGAAGAAAGAAGCAAAATGTACCTTGTGTATAAGATTATCCTGTTTCAGAAAGATCTCTCTCAGTCTACTCTGACTAACAGGGATCATACTTCAAATTAAAGTTGTCAAAACGGTGAAAGGTGCTTTTGTCAGCATGAACATCTAATAGGCCAACGTTCAAATCATACCTGTCAAAAAAATTCGTATTCATCTCtacatataaatttaaaaaacaatataattttatttaaataatctataaaaattgaatataaaAACATTGAATCTTATTTACAAATTCGGTTTAACAGATATTTGTAAAATAACTAAAACTAAACTGATTTAAACAACTAAATTTGCAatgacaaaacaaaaaaatatacaaaagatAAGGGGCTCGCAAGTCAGGGAGTCTCCTTGAGAGCATGTACAATGGCCGATGAAGTGCTACTTCAATGGCCAATTAAATAGGGGCGAGGACCTCGCACATGAATATTTTCGTGTGTGAGGAATATGGTGGCGagatcttttatatatataatatatataaaatgaaaaaaaaatataaaattattttaaaaattctaaaaattcaACATTATCTTTTATCAAAACCAATTATTTGTTTATAAATAAACATCTTTCTGTATATCTTAACTTGAGTCCAAATTCCCTTCTCTAATTCGATGACTTAATGCGTTTTGAATTGAGAACAATACACGTAAAATCAACAAGAAACAATTGAATAAGGAGCACacaagatttacgtggttcgatCAAGAATAAGATCTACATCCACGGGAGGTGATTCCACTATTGAATCAGTATACAAATGAACAATTTACAATTGCAATGTAAAATCTCAACTCCACTCTTTTCTCTTCTATGaattacaaagaaaactttcgtGCCTTTCTTGAGAAAGTTTGTTGCAGCTTGTTCATTTCTTCTTGGATGATCCCTGTGTGTGTTCTCGCGTGACTCCACCTTTCCATATATCTCTCTCGTACCTGAGGCAATCCTCTTGATGGATATATATTCGGTGATCAAGTGCTAGAGCTAACCACTCATCCTTATCCAACCAACTTCTAGTTGTTTCAACTGATTCTTTTAACTGACTTGGTTGCTGACATCTTACAATTCTCCACCTTGTCTGCTACCAACTTTACAATGAACACACCTCCTCCTGCCTTTTTCTTCTAAGGCAGCCTGTATAACCAGCTCTTTGCATTTCTCAAACTTGTTTGTCCCTATCACTTTGGTACACATATCAGCCGGATTATCATTGGTACTTATCTTTAGAACTTGAACATTACCAGATTCAATCACTTCACGAACAAAGTGTAGCCTtacatctatatgctttgtcctctTGTGGAAGACTTGATGTTTTGGACAGATGTATGTCACTTTGGTTGTCACAGTACATAGTTACTGACTTTTGCTTGTAGCCTAGCTCTTCCATGAAACCTTTCATCCATTTGGCTTCTTTGAATGCTTCAGTTACTGCCACATATTCAGCTTCTGTGGTTGACAGTGCTACCACTGGCTGTAGGTTTGCCTTCCAACTCACTGTTGTGCCATTGATCATGAAGATGTATCCGGTTAAGTACTTCCTAGTGTCAACACTACCAGCATAATCTGAGTCCACATACCCTGCTATCAAGTTGTCAGTTTCTCTTGAATCTTTGAAGATTATACAAGTGTCAATCGTTCCTTAAAGATGCCTTAAAATCCATTTGACCGCTTTCCAGTGTTCGTCACCAGGA comes from Primulina huaijiensis isolate GDHJ02 chromosome 17, ASM1229523v2, whole genome shotgun sequence and encodes:
- the LOC140962428 gene encoding uncharacterized protein isoform X2, coding for MAGGGNFIHRVVSYVANELIVNGLANSPSFQRFAVRTARRIEEFSDIAAQKKKELAEHMKDVTKNFESFKNS
- the LOC140962428 gene encoding uncharacterized protein isoform X1 codes for the protein MAGGGNFIHRVVSYVANELIVNGLANRYLIFYPSFQRFAVRTARRIEEFSDIAAQKKKELAEHMKDVTKNFESFKNS